In Nocardioides sp. InS609-2, a single genomic region encodes these proteins:
- a CDS encoding substrate-binding domain-containing protein, protein MSTTLHRYAAFGAALFIGAAGLSACGANDDQSGDGGDSASGGDKTIALLLPESKTTRYEAFDRPLFEAKVKELCSDCGDVLYYNADQDEAKQSQQVDTAISEGASVLVLDPVNGAGAGGMVQTAQDAGAEVIAYDRLIKEADYYMSFDNETVGKMQAQALVDAMGDKGGILMLNGSPDDPNAAQFKAGAHSVLDASGVEILEEYDNPDWSPENAQKFVTDMLSKYDPEQINGVYAANDGQAGGVVAALTGGGFAADALPPITGQDAELAAIQRIIAGEQSMTIYKPIPIEAEKAAEVAVALANSEDVGDTTDYEGVPSFIFDPIVVTSDNVADTVVADEFYSAADICTDEYADACTAAGLS, encoded by the coding sequence ATGTCCACCACCCTGCACCGCTACGCAGCCTTCGGCGCTGCCCTGTTCATCGGCGCCGCCGGCCTTTCGGCCTGCGGGGCCAACGACGACCAGTCCGGCGACGGTGGCGACTCCGCCAGCGGCGGCGACAAGACCATCGCGCTCCTTCTTCCTGAGTCGAAGACCACCCGCTACGAGGCCTTCGACCGGCCACTGTTCGAGGCCAAGGTCAAGGAACTGTGCAGCGACTGTGGCGACGTCTTGTACTACAACGCCGACCAGGACGAGGCCAAGCAGTCCCAGCAGGTCGACACAGCCATCTCCGAGGGTGCTTCGGTGCTCGTGCTCGACCCAGTCAACGGTGCCGGCGCCGGCGGCATGGTGCAGACGGCGCAGGACGCCGGCGCCGAGGTGATCGCCTACGACCGGCTGATCAAGGAAGCCGACTACTACATGTCGTTCGACAACGAGACGGTCGGCAAGATGCAGGCCCAGGCGCTCGTCGACGCGATGGGTGACAAGGGCGGCATCCTGATGCTCAACGGCTCGCCCGACGACCCCAACGCCGCGCAGTTCAAGGCCGGTGCGCACAGTGTCCTCGACGCCAGCGGTGTCGAGATCCTCGAGGAGTACGACAACCCCGACTGGAGCCCCGAGAACGCGCAGAAGTTCGTCACTGACATGCTCAGCAAGTACGACCCCGAGCAGATCAACGGGGTCTACGCCGCCAACGACGGCCAGGCCGGCGGCGTGGTTGCCGCGCTCACCGGTGGCGGGTTCGCCGCCGACGCGCTGCCCCCGATCACAGGTCAGGACGCCGAGCTGGCCGCGATCCAGCGGATCATCGCCGGCGAGCAGTCGATGACTATCTACAAGCCGATCCCGATCGAGGCCGAGAAGGCCGCCGAGGTCGCGGTCGCGCTCGCCAACAGTGAGGACGTCGGCGACACCACCGACTACGAGGGCGTCCCGTCGTTCATCTTCGACCCGATCGTGGTGACCTCCGACAACGTCGCTGACACCGTCGTGGCCGACGAGTTCTACTCCGCTGCGGACATCTGCACCGACGAGTACGCCGACGCGTGTACGGCGGCTGGCCTCTCCTGA
- a CDS encoding ATP-binding cassette domain-containing protein, producing MSETATQAPVGDAVLSLTGVTKRFGAVQALSDVHLRVRAGEVVALVGDNGAGKSTLVKVISGVYTPDEGEITFAGRKIAVSGPSEAQALGIATVFQDLALCDNLDVVANLFLGQEKALGPMLDEVAMEKEAWRLLRTLSAKIPSVRIPIASLSGGQRQTVAIARSLVGSPKVVMLDEPTAALGVAQTAEVLNLIERLRETGLGVILISHNMADVQAVADRIVVLRLGKNAAEFQVEDATTEELVAAITGASDNVVASRASRRAGEAPSEGDPA from the coding sequence ATGTCCGAAACAGCGACGCAGGCGCCGGTCGGGGACGCAGTTCTGTCCCTGACCGGCGTCACCAAGCGGTTCGGCGCGGTGCAGGCCCTCTCCGACGTGCACCTGCGGGTGCGCGCCGGTGAGGTCGTCGCCCTCGTCGGCGACAACGGCGCCGGCAAGTCCACGCTGGTCAAGGTGATCTCGGGGGTCTACACCCCCGACGAGGGGGAGATCACCTTCGCCGGCCGCAAGATCGCCGTGAGTGGTCCGTCCGAGGCACAGGCCCTCGGCATCGCCACGGTCTTCCAGGACCTCGCCCTGTGCGACAACCTCGACGTGGTCGCCAACCTGTTCCTCGGGCAGGAGAAGGCACTCGGGCCGATGCTCGACGAGGTCGCCATGGAGAAGGAGGCGTGGCGGTTGCTGCGCACCCTCTCGGCCAAGATCCCGTCGGTGCGGATCCCGATCGCCTCCCTGTCGGGCGGCCAGCGGCAGACCGTCGCCATCGCGCGCAGTCTGGTCGGCAGTCCGAAGGTGGTCATGCTCGACGAGCCGACCGCCGCCCTGGGCGTGGCCCAGACGGCGGAGGTCCTCAACCTCATCGAGCGGCTCCGTGAGACTGGCCTCGGCGTCATCCTGATCAGCCACAACATGGCTGACGTGCAGGCCGTGGCCGACCGCATCGTCGTACTCCGTCTCGGCAAGAACGCGGCGGAGTTCCAGGTCGAGGACGCCACCACCGAAGAGCTGGTGGCCGCCATCACCGGCGCCTCCGACAACGTCGTCGCCAGTCGCGCCAGCCGGCGTGCGGGTGAGGCACCGAGCGAAGGGGACCCGGCATGA
- a CDS encoding sugar ABC transporter permease, protein MSGADPSTETAASTVAADLADERLVTAQGLSGYGHFMWNRLRSGELGSLPVVVGLLIICIGFYSAEPRFLSSRSVVSITQFAAPIGIIALGIVLVLLLGEIDLSVGSVSGFASAVMAVTLIDKGQSMIVALIAGILVGVAIGALYAVLYVKLGVPSFVFSLAGLLGFQGALLYVLGDNGTRNLPSDSFLVQFTRFEFVGHTMSYVLVVAIAAVYVLSQLLVIRQRTSAGLSASSLTTVGIKAGAFVVGLGFLTYYVNIDRGWTYLWVFFAVLVVIMDLVLRRSRWGRHVYAVGGNEEAARRSGIKVDRIYFSVFALCSTLAALGGLLAAGLQTSVSQASGTNDTNLQAIAAAVIGGTSLFGGRGSAYSAMLGIIVLQAIQSGLNLVGVDSSVRFMVTGGVLLLAVAIDSVSRRARSSSGRG, encoded by the coding sequence ATGAGTGGCGCGGATCCGAGCACCGAGACAGCCGCATCGACCGTCGCGGCCGACCTGGCCGACGAGCGGCTGGTCACCGCGCAGGGCCTCTCGGGTTACGGGCACTTCATGTGGAACCGACTGCGGTCGGGTGAGCTCGGCAGCCTGCCTGTCGTGGTCGGCCTGCTGATCATCTGCATCGGGTTCTACAGCGCAGAGCCGCGGTTCCTCTCGTCGCGCAGCGTCGTTTCGATCACGCAGTTCGCTGCCCCGATCGGCATCATCGCGCTCGGGATCGTGCTCGTGCTGCTGCTGGGCGAGATCGACCTGTCGGTCGGATCGGTGAGCGGGTTCGCGTCGGCCGTCATGGCCGTCACCCTCATCGACAAGGGGCAGTCGATGATCGTCGCGCTCATCGCTGGCATCCTGGTCGGCGTCGCGATCGGTGCGTTGTACGCCGTGCTGTACGTCAAGCTCGGCGTGCCATCGTTCGTCTTCTCGCTCGCCGGCCTGCTCGGGTTCCAGGGCGCGCTGCTCTACGTGCTCGGCGACAACGGCACGCGCAACCTGCCGTCCGACTCGTTCCTGGTCCAGTTCACCCGGTTCGAGTTCGTCGGCCACACGATGTCGTACGTCCTGGTGGTTGCCATCGCCGCGGTCTACGTGCTCTCGCAGCTCCTGGTGATCCGGCAACGCACCTCCGCCGGGCTCAGCGCGTCGTCGTTGACGACGGTCGGCATCAAGGCGGGGGCGTTCGTCGTCGGGCTCGGGTTCTTGACCTACTACGTCAACATCGACCGTGGCTGGACCTATCTCTGGGTCTTCTTCGCGGTGCTCGTGGTGATCATGGACCTCGTGCTGCGGCGCAGCCGATGGGGACGGCACGTGTATGCAGTGGGTGGCAACGAGGAAGCGGCACGACGCTCGGGCATCAAGGTCGACCGGATCTACTTCTCGGTGTTCGCCCTGTGCTCGACGCTCGCTGCCCTGGGTGGTCTGCTTGCCGCGGGTCTCCAGACCTCGGTCTCGCAGGCCAGCGGCACCAACGACACCAACCTGCAGGCCATCGCGGCCGCGGTGATCGGCGGTACGTCGCTCTTCGGCGGCCGCGGGTCGGCGTACTCCGCGATGCTCGGCATCATCGTGCTGCAGGCGATCCAGTCCGGCCTCAACCTGGTCGGGGTCGACTCATCGGTGCGTTTCATGGTGACCGGAGGAGTGCTGCTCCTCGCTGTCGCCATCGACTCGGTCTCACGACGGGCCCGCTCCTCGAGCGGCCGCGGATAG
- a CDS encoding glycerophosphodiester phosphodiesterase family protein translates to MTTRLIEHFDVQAHRGGSGLTSENTLAAFGAALALGVSTLECDVHVSSDDVLVVSHDREIVSGPHTGQLIHQLTHDELHTVDVAGLRASDFPDRPVATGLLMPTFADVLALLDERAAVEVGLNVEIKYDASAPEAGAPRDVFVELLVGALREAGLMERASIQSFDWGALKTVRQADPEMRLNLLFNPKYLKGVGTEPSPWLDDVRLADFGDDPLTTAAELGFNAVSPIHGSPYASGIGDPAYRPLVTRELVDHAHDLGLRVVPYVVDDAATMGHFVDLGVDGLITDYPDRLRDVLAERGEALPTAYPPG, encoded by the coding sequence GTGACCACCCGGCTGATCGAGCACTTCGACGTCCAGGCGCACCGCGGGGGCAGCGGGCTGACGTCCGAGAACACCCTCGCGGCGTTCGGCGCCGCACTCGCTCTCGGCGTCTCCACACTCGAGTGCGACGTACACGTGAGCAGTGACGACGTGCTCGTCGTCTCGCACGATCGCGAGATCGTGTCCGGCCCGCACACCGGGCAGCTCATCCACCAGCTCACCCACGACGAGCTGCACACGGTCGACGTGGCGGGCCTGCGCGCCAGCGACTTCCCCGACCGGCCGGTGGCCACGGGGCTGCTTATGCCGACGTTCGCCGACGTGCTCGCGCTGCTCGACGAGCGCGCCGCGGTGGAGGTCGGGCTCAACGTCGAGATCAAGTACGACGCGTCCGCGCCCGAAGCCGGGGCTCCCCGCGACGTCTTCGTGGAGCTGCTCGTCGGCGCCCTGCGCGAGGCCGGGCTGATGGAGCGTGCGTCGATCCAGAGCTTCGACTGGGGCGCGCTGAAGACTGTGCGTCAGGCCGACCCGGAGATGCGGCTCAACCTGCTGTTCAACCCGAAGTACCTCAAGGGCGTCGGGACCGAGCCGTCGCCCTGGCTGGACGACGTGCGGCTGGCCGACTTCGGCGACGACCCGCTCACGACCGCGGCGGAGCTGGGGTTCAACGCCGTCTCCCCCATCCACGGCAGCCCCTACGCCTCCGGCATCGGCGACCCCGCCTACCGTCCGCTGGTCACCCGCGAGCTCGTCGACCACGCGCACGATCTCGGGCTCAGGGTCGTGCCGTACGTCGTCGACGACGCCGCCACGATGGGCCACTTCGTCGACCTCGGGGTGGACGGCCTGATCACGGACTACCCCGACCGGCTGCGCGACGTACTCGCGGAGCGGGGTGAGGCGCTGCCCACCGCCTATCCGCCTGGGTGA
- the guaA gene encoding glutamine-hydrolyzing GMP synthase — MEHPEHDLVLVVDFGAQYAQLIARRVREARVYSEIVPHSMPVAEMLERKPAAIILSGGPSSVYADGAPAIDTGIFTAGVPVFGMCYGFQLMAQGLGGTVAHSGAREYGRTPVTVTAPGTLLAEIPEHHTVWMSHGDSVQAAPEGFDVLASTDTTPVAAFEDIGRRLAGVQWHPEVLHTEHGQKVLEHFLHSIAGCRQTWTMVNIVEEQIERIRAQMGTDGRAICGLSGGVDSAVAAAVVQRAIGDRLDCVFVDHGLLRKGEAEQVERDFVAATGVKLHVVDAEKQFLEALAGVSDPEQKRKIIGREFIRTFEAAEADVLAGADLGSSTDGQGHKVAFLVQGTLYPDVVESGGGTGTSTIKSHHNVGGLPDDLEFELVEPLRTLFKDEVRLVGEQLGLPSEIVWRHPFPGPGLAIRIIGEVTRERLDILREADAIAREELTHAGLDRDIWQFPVVLLADVRSVGVQGDGRTYGHPIVLRPVTSEDAMTADWARLPYDVLERISTRITNEVAEVNRVAVDITSKPPGTIEWE; from the coding sequence ATGGAGCACCCTGAACACGATCTGGTCCTGGTGGTCGACTTCGGGGCGCAGTACGCCCAGCTGATCGCCCGCCGCGTGCGCGAGGCGCGCGTCTACTCCGAGATAGTGCCGCACTCGATGCCCGTCGCCGAGATGCTGGAGCGCAAGCCGGCGGCGATCATCCTGTCCGGCGGCCCGTCCAGCGTGTACGCCGACGGCGCGCCCGCGATCGACACCGGCATCTTCACCGCGGGCGTCCCGGTGTTCGGCATGTGCTACGGATTCCAGCTGATGGCGCAGGGCCTCGGCGGCACCGTCGCCCACTCCGGCGCACGCGAGTACGGCCGCACCCCGGTCACCGTCACCGCGCCCGGCACGCTGCTGGCCGAGATCCCCGAGCACCACACCGTGTGGATGTCGCACGGCGACTCCGTGCAGGCTGCGCCGGAGGGCTTCGACGTGCTGGCGTCGACCGACACGACGCCGGTCGCGGCCTTCGAGGACATCGGCCGCCGGCTCGCAGGGGTGCAATGGCACCCCGAGGTGCTGCACACCGAGCACGGCCAGAAGGTGCTCGAGCACTTCCTCCACTCCATCGCCGGCTGCCGCCAGACCTGGACGATGGTCAACATCGTCGAGGAGCAGATCGAGCGGATCCGCGCGCAGATGGGCACTGATGGGCGGGCGATCTGCGGGCTCTCCGGCGGCGTCGACTCGGCGGTCGCGGCGGCCGTCGTACAACGTGCCATCGGTGACCGGCTCGACTGTGTGTTCGTCGACCACGGCCTGCTGCGCAAGGGCGAGGCCGAGCAGGTCGAGCGCGACTTCGTCGCTGCGACCGGTGTGAAGCTGCACGTCGTCGACGCCGAGAAGCAGTTCCTCGAAGCACTGGCCGGGGTAAGTGATCCCGAGCAGAAGCGCAAGATCATCGGCCGCGAGTTCATCCGCACGTTCGAGGCCGCAGAGGCCGACGTACTCGCTGGGGCCGACCTCGGCAGCTCCACAGACGGGCAGGGTCATAAGGTCGCGTTCCTGGTGCAGGGCACGCTCTATCCCGACGTCGTCGAGTCGGGAGGCGGCACCGGCACCTCCACCATCAAGTCGCACCACAACGTCGGCGGCCTGCCCGACGACCTCGAGTTCGAGCTCGTCGAGCCGCTGCGCACGCTCTTCAAGGACGAGGTCCGGCTGGTCGGGGAGCAGCTCGGCCTCCCCTCCGAGATCGTCTGGCGGCATCCGTTCCCCGGACCGGGGCTGGCGATCCGCATCATCGGCGAGGTCACCCGCGAGCGGCTCGACATCCTGCGCGAGGCCGACGCCATCGCCCGCGAGGAGCTCACCCACGCCGGCCTCGACCGCGACATCTGGCAGTTCCCGGTGGTGCTGCTGGCCGACGTCCGCTCGGTGGGCGTCCAGGGCGACGGCCGCACCTACGGTCACCCGATCGTGCTGCGCCCGGTGACCTCCGAGGACGCCATGACCGCCGACTGGGCGCGGCTGCCGTACGACGTGCTCGAGCGGATCTCGACCCGCATCACCAACGAGGTGGCCGAGGTCAACCGGGTTGCCGTCGACATCACCTCCAAGCCCCCCGGGACCATCGAATGGGAATGA
- a CDS encoding acyl-CoA dehydrogenase family protein — protein sequence MTRAVFDAEHESFRDTVGTFLDKEIVPHHEQWEADGVVSREAWTKAGARGLLGLQLDEKYGGGGTPDFRYNAVIGEEMTRRGVYGAAYPLLNDMIVPYFVASANDEQKERWYPGLCSGELIAAIAMSEPGAGSDLQGIRTSAVDAGDHYVLNGSKTFISNGILADLVIVVARTDPEAGYQGISLLVVERGMEGFERGRNLDKIGQHAQDTAELFFDNVRVPKENLLGKEGEGFVYLMTNLSQERLSIAVSAAAACEFVFDESLTYAKQRNAFGKPIGSFQHNRFVLAEMATEAHIARVFVDDCLALHAKGELDAKTASMAKWWTTELQKKLVDQGVQLHGGYGYMMEYPIARAYVNSRVQTIYGGTTEIQKEIIGRSLGI from the coding sequence ATGACCCGCGCTGTCTTCGACGCCGAGCACGAGTCGTTCCGCGACACGGTCGGCACGTTCCTAGACAAGGAGATCGTGCCCCACCACGAGCAGTGGGAGGCCGACGGCGTCGTCTCCCGCGAGGCCTGGACCAAGGCTGGCGCACGGGGCCTGCTGGGGCTCCAGCTCGACGAGAAGTACGGCGGCGGCGGCACGCCCGACTTCCGCTACAACGCGGTGATCGGCGAGGAGATGACCCGACGCGGTGTGTACGGCGCGGCGTACCCGCTCCTCAACGACATGATCGTGCCCTACTTCGTCGCGAGCGCGAACGACGAGCAGAAGGAGCGGTGGTACCCCGGACTCTGCTCCGGCGAGCTGATCGCGGCCATCGCCATGAGTGAGCCGGGCGCCGGCTCCGACCTGCAGGGCATCCGTACGTCGGCGGTCGACGCCGGTGACCACTACGTTCTGAACGGCTCGAAGACCTTCATCTCCAACGGCATCCTCGCCGACCTCGTCATCGTGGTCGCCCGCACCGATCCCGAGGCCGGCTATCAGGGCATCTCGCTGCTCGTCGTCGAGCGCGGCATGGAAGGCTTCGAGCGCGGCCGCAACCTCGACAAGATCGGCCAGCACGCCCAGGACACCGCCGAGCTCTTCTTCGACAACGTGCGCGTGCCGAAGGAGAACCTGCTGGGCAAGGAGGGCGAGGGCTTCGTCTACCTGATGACCAACCTGTCGCAGGAACGCCTCTCCATCGCCGTCTCCGCAGCCGCCGCGTGCGAGTTCGTCTTCGACGAGTCTCTGACCTACGCCAAGCAGCGCAACGCGTTCGGCAAGCCGATCGGGTCGTTCCAGCACAACCGTTTCGTGCTGGCGGAGATGGCCACCGAGGCCCACATCGCCCGCGTCTTCGTCGACGACTGCCTCGCCCTGCACGCCAAGGGCGAGCTCGACGCCAAGACCGCGTCGATGGCGAAGTGGTGGACCACCGAGCTGCAGAAGAAGCTCGTCGACCAGGGCGTGCAGCTGCACGGCGGCTACGGCTACATGATGGAGTACCCCATCGCCCGCGCCTACGTGAACAGCCGCGTCCAGACGATCTACGGAGGCACGACCGAGATCCAGAAGGAGATCATCGGTCGAAGCCTCGGTATCTGA
- a CDS encoding MMPL family transporter: MHRQIAGRLTGPVTKWIVVVFWIVTVVASSVFAAKLAGEQNNEASSWLPSSAESTRALEKLSAFQDQNAIPTLVVYDKSSGLTDADLAAIEEQATEFAGLKGVEKPVEGRMPPVLSPQSAEQFGMAGVSADGQLAQTQVVFNFGANGWKSLPDAADDLRGIADIEGADVYIAGMGGQAADSAEAFGGIDTTLLFSTLGVVIMILLFTYRSPILWVLPIFCAGVALFASQALIYFLAKYADLTVNGQSYAILTILVIGAGTDYALLLVARYREELRRHEDRHEAMAFALHRAAPAIFASAATVVLGMLCLLLAEMNSTAGLGPVAAIGIAVTFLVMVTLLPALLVVCGRWVFWPKRPAFGSPEPTQSGFWAKVGRRIAVRPRAVWVVTTALLAIACLGLFRLDAGGLSTEDSYTKEFQSITGQKALVEHGLVDTSNTVQVVANADQADAVRDSMSGIDGLEEPSEPVIAGDIAFVQAVIDADVSSPKAFDVVNAVRTAAHAVDGADALVGGGSAFYLDTKEAASRDNIVIIPAILILVFLILVMLLRALLAPLILTATVVLSFGAAMGISAVLFEYVLGFAGSDPSFPLFAFVFLVALGIDYNIFLMTRVREETQARGTRTGALVALTSTGGVITSAGLVLAGTFLVLGTIPVVFLAELGLAVALGVILDTMIVRSVLVTALNLDLGPKIWWPSKLDQDDKPAAVDDPEALEIVH; the protein is encoded by the coding sequence ATGCATCGTCAAATTGCCGGCCGACTCACCGGCCCCGTCACCAAGTGGATCGTCGTCGTCTTCTGGATAGTCACCGTGGTTGCCTCCTCGGTCTTCGCTGCCAAGCTCGCCGGCGAGCAGAACAACGAGGCCTCCTCCTGGCTGCCCTCGAGCGCCGAGTCGACCCGCGCCCTCGAGAAGCTGTCCGCGTTCCAGGACCAGAACGCCATCCCCACCCTCGTCGTCTACGACAAGTCCTCTGGCCTCACCGATGCGGATCTCGCCGCCATCGAGGAGCAGGCGACCGAGTTCGCCGGCCTGAAGGGCGTCGAGAAGCCCGTCGAGGGGCGGATGCCGCCCGTGCTCAGCCCGCAGTCGGCCGAGCAGTTCGGCATGGCCGGCGTGTCCGCCGACGGTCAGCTGGCCCAGACCCAGGTCGTCTTCAACTTCGGCGCCAACGGTTGGAAATCCTTGCCCGACGCCGCTGACGACCTGCGCGGCATCGCCGACATCGAGGGTGCCGACGTCTACATCGCGGGCATGGGCGGGCAGGCGGCCGACTCCGCCGAGGCCTTCGGCGGGATCGACACGACACTGCTTTTCTCGACCCTCGGCGTCGTGATCATGATCCTGCTGTTCACCTACCGCAGCCCGATCCTGTGGGTGCTCCCGATCTTCTGTGCAGGCGTGGCGCTCTTCGCCTCCCAGGCGTTGATCTACTTCCTCGCCAAGTACGCCGACCTGACGGTCAACGGGCAGAGCTACGCCATCTTGACGATCCTGGTCATCGGCGCCGGCACCGACTACGCCCTGTTGCTGGTGGCGCGCTACCGCGAGGAGCTGCGCCGTCACGAGGACCGGCACGAGGCGATGGCCTTCGCGCTGCATCGCGCGGCGCCGGCGATCTTCGCCAGCGCCGCCACCGTGGTCCTCGGGATGCTGTGCCTGCTGCTGGCCGAGATGAACTCGACGGCTGGCCTCGGCCCGGTCGCCGCGATCGGCATCGCCGTCACGTTCCTGGTGATGGTGACCCTGCTGCCGGCCCTCCTGGTGGTCTGCGGCCGCTGGGTCTTCTGGCCCAAGCGCCCCGCCTTCGGCTCCCCCGAGCCGACCCAGTCGGGCTTCTGGGCGAAGGTCGGCCGCCGGATCGCGGTCCGGCCCCGTGCCGTCTGGGTCGTCACCACCGCCCTGCTGGCCATTGCCTGCCTCGGCCTGTTCCGGCTCGACGCGGGTGGCCTGTCGACCGAGGATTCCTACACCAAGGAGTTCCAGTCGATCACCGGTCAGAAGGCTCTGGTCGAGCATGGTCTCGTCGACACGTCCAACACCGTCCAGGTCGTCGCCAACGCCGACCAGGCCGACGCCGTACGCGACTCGATGTCGGGCATCGACGGGCTCGAGGAGCCCAGCGAGCCGGTCATCGCAGGTGATATCGCCTTCGTCCAGGCGGTGATCGACGCCGACGTGTCCTCACCCAAGGCGTTCGACGTGGTCAACGCCGTGCGGACCGCCGCGCACGCGGTCGACGGGGCCGACGCGCTGGTCGGCGGCGGTTCGGCGTTCTACCTCGACACCAAGGAGGCGGCGAGCAGGGACAACATCGTGATCATCCCGGCCATCCTGATCCTGGTGTTCCTGATCCTGGTGATGCTGCTGCGGGCGCTGCTGGCGCCGCTGATCCTGACGGCCACGGTGGTGCTCTCGTTCGGGGCAGCCATGGGCATCTCGGCGGTGCTCTTCGAGTACGTCCTGGGCTTCGCCGGGTCCGACCCCTCGTTCCCCCTGTTCGCCTTCGTCTTCCTGGTCGCGCTGGGCATCGACTACAACATCTTCCTGATGACCCGGGTGCGCGAGGAGACGCAGGCTCGTGGCACCCGCACGGGCGCGCTGGTGGCGCTGACGTCGACAGGTGGCGTGATCACGTCGGCCGGCCTGGTCCTCGCGGGCACGTTCCTCGTGCTCGGCACCATCCCGGTGGTGTTTCTCGCCGAGCTCGGCCTGGCGGTCGCTCTCGGCGTCATCTTGGACACCATGATCGTGCGATCGGTGCTGGTCACCGCGCTCAACCTCGACCTGGGCCCGAAGATCTGGTGGCCGAGCAAGCTCGACCAGGACGACAAGCCGGCGGCGGTCGACGACCCGGAGGCGCTCGAGATCGTGCACTGA
- a CDS encoding VOC family protein, whose amino-acid sequence MRAVHHLDLWVSDAATAEGEWGWLLGELGWEADSTTTSWLHADGTYLFMERSADLVDEPHDRLRPGVNHVALTCEDRALLDRMRAESSSHGWHELFADRYPHAGGDAHTALFLESSEGFEVEVVVSSD is encoded by the coding sequence ATGAGGGCGGTCCATCACCTCGACCTCTGGGTCAGTGATGCCGCCACCGCCGAGGGTGAGTGGGGCTGGCTGCTGGGGGAGCTCGGCTGGGAGGCAGACAGTACGACGACGTCGTGGCTGCATGCCGACGGCACCTACCTGTTCATGGAACGCTCCGCCGACCTGGTCGACGAGCCGCACGACCGGCTTCGTCCCGGTGTCAACCACGTCGCGTTGACGTGTGAGGACCGAGCGCTGCTCGACCGGATGCGTGCGGAGTCGTCGTCGCACGGCTGGCACGAGCTCTTCGCCGACCGCTACCCCCATGCCGGCGGAGACGCGCACACGGCCCTGTTCTTGGAGAGCTCCGAGGGGTTCGAGGTCGAGGTCGTCGTCTCGTCCGACTGA
- a CDS encoding ROK family transcriptional regulator: MSQRESAPGSTASLRTANQQRVLDVLRRGVPVPDDGVALAPVTQADLARLTGLAPATVSNIVRDLSAHGLVDTEPGSGRRGTTVQLARTAGLVAGIDFGHSHIAVALGDMTGALIADERRPLDAGHGYADGLDLASTLLAELLAAAGAAPTGLRSITMGIPAPITDGVVRSSSILPGWVGVHAQDAAQERLGMPVHVENDANLGALAEHRVGVARGHTCSVFLKISSGVGAGIIINDSVYHGSLGAAGEVGHLTLDEQGPMCRCGSRGCLEAYASTSAVIAMMAGQLPGATLDDIVEAAEAGNVAAVRTLEDAGLHLGWGLASVVNLLNPGLVVVGGDMARAGEFLLEPARIGLRRHALDAVAATPVVASQLAERASLTGAVLLAAERTELLAS; the protein is encoded by the coding sequence ATGTCTCAACGGGAGAGCGCGCCGGGCTCCACAGCCTCGCTCCGCACCGCCAACCAGCAGCGTGTCCTCGACGTGCTGCGGCGCGGCGTACCCGTTCCCGACGACGGTGTCGCGCTCGCTCCGGTCACCCAGGCCGACCTGGCCAGGCTCACCGGACTGGCCCCCGCCACGGTCTCCAACATCGTCCGCGACCTGTCCGCGCACGGGCTCGTCGACACCGAGCCCGGCAGTGGCCGCAGGGGTACGACGGTCCAGCTGGCGCGCACCGCCGGGCTCGTGGCGGGCATCGACTTCGGTCACAGCCACATCGCGGTCGCCCTGGGCGACATGACCGGCGCGCTGATCGCCGACGAGCGTCGGCCCCTCGACGCCGGTCACGGGTACGCCGACGGGCTCGACCTGGCGTCGACACTGCTGGCCGAGCTGCTGGCGGCCGCCGGCGCCGCGCCAACCGGCCTGCGCAGCATCACGATGGGCATCCCCGCACCGATCACCGACGGCGTGGTCCGGTCGTCCTCGATCCTGCCCGGCTGGGTCGGCGTACACGCGCAGGATGCGGCGCAGGAGCGGCTCGGGATGCCGGTGCACGTCGAGAACGACGCCAACCTGGGTGCTCTCGCCGAGCACCGCGTCGGAGTCGCGCGCGGCCACACGTGCTCGGTGTTCCTCAAGATCTCGTCGGGCGTCGGCGCCGGCATCATCATCAACGATTCGGTCTACCACGGCAGCCTCGGCGCTGCCGGCGAGGTCGGGCACCTCACGCTCGACGAGCAGGGCCCGATGTGCAGGTGCGGCAGCCGCGGCTGTCTCGAGGCCTATGCATCGACCAGCGCGGTGATCGCGATGATGGCCGGGCAGCTGCCCGGTGCCACCCTCGACGACATCGTCGAGGCGGCCGAGGCCGGCAACGTCGCGGCGGTCCGCACCCTCGAGGACGCCGGGCTGCACCTGGGCTGGGGCCTCGCGAGCGTGGTCAACCTGCTCAACCCAGGCCTCGTCGTCGTCGGCGGCGACATGGCCCGGGCCGGCGAGTTCCTGCTGGAGCCGGCTCGCATCGGGCTCCGCCGTCACGCCCTCGACGCGGTGGCCGCCACCCCGGTGGTCGCCAGCCAGCTCGCCGAGCGAGCCTCGCTGACGGGCGCCGTACTCCTGGCAGCGGAGCGCACCGAGCTGCTCGCCAGCTGA